The Scylla paramamosain isolate STU-SP2022 unplaced genomic scaffold, ASM3559412v1 Contig18, whole genome shotgun sequence genome includes a region encoding these proteins:
- the LOC135097368 gene encoding uncharacterized protein LOC135097368 isoform X3, which translates to MAGGGGGAAADDASMAGFHDKNSRVVGTWKIIECVSLSGSSEATGIEGTEFVLSEAGDVTWSVTDSCDSLPLFSCQMYEVYTYQNLQCYGNRTLLRFAAYNGHIIEFRLDQPVMSRDLMLLTYDGWFMLQCEKLGVPDVSPDLPYSLLPALNDGYFSDITITAKSGRKFEVHSIILQSSVPDIEWRCLEGMEDPALETVLHYLYTRCLPSTLTPETAQRTLDATAHLVPALTDLREKCEIFIRNTALRNRLVSLMEEVQECVEVMVQIFNPADPAATSPTHLISVLKAALRQMAIGVVKVVELSQEFERCGWRLTQSEQHEVMRYTRSRLPPLLVTVVRLLGNVRASLVALNHHKRQQLAQQLVPEISAVLQTVCVDVGSLRTSLEHIIQASSTSLESSHSPTHLLAKSLRNDLHLRELQKLRILQENLTSFLNSLVHKREQFEEMGGGARVRGVARIINHFTEELMVLTLRLEEVAVALEDMLEWSEFKFVFKGATSKVGSIVERLVEHRGVMEALVLEMVERVGHPAFTTSLQHLGLLAPSQHPSAGESPSPVDLKGQEFRPSPEDPNSPGDSDIFADSASRPSCPLDQLSGGGGGGGSGGGRQQQSLPQPQQHSSSNNSSSSQSEGDPLSDDLPNSFSKLSLVRRVCEPPPSRSSPLALNVARLLTSPLLSDMTFVVVPPADDETSPSSSLEDLNAIEGQDARPVRGAAKDSCSSDWPEHCTPPHPGAPQPSCITATTTTTTASTSAMPKVSSIVVRKVKKSLSLDHRPSARVSLPSHAYSLDCDAVSCVGDGGLPDASPRTRESSGDRANTDPATAAICDGSVKSVRGEEAVASGAERGGRGKAAPTAPHPVNCDTSGGVTDLSSRVTHSLCLGQAVQAVSDFKASAGTKELPVAAGGKRQVEEGGVGRDATRQSKHLEETQPKPGEGEVPATSGKSDRKGRLTKSPNIVIEDSLTPTKPPEPLVSPASRGQRGDGSAWEGVELHAHRVVVAARCEWFRRALLSGMREAIDRCIVVHGCSVHTFQLLLQFLYAGHVDCSALPPDQLVDLLVLADHYGVDALKLLVESGLEQHVDDDSVVPLLTVAHHCNAAHLKEVCVHHCVVSAVVLEGETLTQLPEDLRHHLTLALGKHRKWWTGAIGEEVLVGGEGVGGGEDSPLSVSSTDPLIDDPTSLIHPLQQCGMYEDSTGEGSGGSGGGGSSRLEAVVQQLREVVGQQVPRTTLIQITLAADYDLNRALNFFFTSSSSSSSSS; encoded by the exons ATGGCGGGCGGCGGTGGCGGGGCAGCAGCAGACGACGCGAGCATGGCAGGCTTCCACGACAAGAATTCCCGAGTGGTGGGCACATGGAAG ATAATTGAGTGTGTGTCCCTCTCAGGGTCATCAGAAGCTACTGGCATTGAGGG CACTGAGTTTGTCCTGTCTGAGGCTGGGGACGTGACGTGGAGCGTGACGGACAGCTGTGACTCCCTGCCACTCTTCTCCTGTCAGATGTATGAGGTGTACACTTACCAGAACCTGCAGTGCTATGGCAACCGCACCCTCCTTCGCTTTGCTGCCTACAATGGACACATCATTGAGTTTAGG ctggACCAACCAGTGATGTCTCGGGACCTGATGCTGCTCACTTATGATGGATGGTTTATGTTGCAGTGTGAGAag CTGGGGGTTCCGGATGTGTCCCCCGACCTGCCCTACTCCCTGCTGCCGGCTCTCAATGACGGCTACTTCTcagacatcaccatcactgccaagtcaggaaggaag TTTGAGGTCCACAGCATCATTCTGCAGTCCAGCGTGCCAGACATAGAGTGGAGATGcctggagggaatggaggaccCAGCACTTGAAACTGTCCTCCACTATCTGTACACTCGATGCTTGCCTTCCACCCTCACCCCAGAGACTGCCCAGCGCACCCTGGATGCCACCGCTCACCTTGTCCCTGCCCTCACAGACCTCAGGGAGAAGTGTGAGATCTTTATTAGAAACACAGCTCTTAGAAACA ggcTGGTGTCGCTGATGGAGGAAGTGCAAGAGTGTGTGGAGGTGATGGTACAGATCTTCAACCCAGCAGATCCAGCAGCCACCAGCCCCACACACCTCATCTCAGTCCTCAAGGCAGCGCTCAGACAGATGGCGATTG gtgtggtgaaggtggtggagcTGAGCCAGGAGTTTGAGCGGTGTGGGTGGCGGCTGACACAGAGCGAGCAGCACGAGGTGATGCGCTACACACGTTCCCGACTGCCACCCCTCCTGGTAACGGTGGTGCGGCTCCTAGGCAATGTACGGGCTTCCCTGGTGGCTCTCAATCATCACAAGCGGCAGCAGTTGGCTCAGCAGCTGGTTCCTGAG ATCAGTGCGGTGCTGCAGacagtgtgtgtggatgtgggttCCCTGCGGACAAGCCTGGAACACATCATCCaggcctcctccacctccctcgaGTCCTCACATTCCCCGACCCACCTCCTCGCCAAGTCCCTCAGAAAT GATCTCCACCTTCGCGAACTGCAGAAGTTGAGAATCCTGCAGGAGAACTTAACCTCCTTCCTGAACTCCCTGGTGCACAAGAGGGAGCAGTTTGAGGAGATGGGGGGTGGGGCACGGGTTCGGGGGGTGGCCAGGATTATCAATCACTTTACAGAGGAGCTGATGGTGCTGACGCTGAGGCTGGAGGAGGTGGCTGTGGCTCTTGAGGACATGCTGGAGTGGTCTGAGTTCAAGTTTGTGTTCAAGGGCGCCACCTCAAAAGTG GGGAGCATTGTGGAGCGTCTGGTGGAGCATCGAGGAGTGATGGAGGCACTGGTGCTGGAGATGGTGGAGCGTGTGGGGCACCCAGCCTTCACCACGTCCCTGCAGCACCTTGGACTCCTGGCACCCTCACAGCATCCGTCAGCCGGAGAGTCTCCCTCACCTGTGGATTTGAAGGGGCAAG AGTTCCGGCCCTCCCCTGAGGACCCCAATTCCCCAGGAGACTCGGATATCTTTGCTGACTCTGCCTCCCGCCCATCCTGCCCCTTGGACCAGctcagcggtggtggtgggggtggtggtagtggtggtggtcgacaGCAGCAATCACTTCCACAGCCTCAGCAGCATTCCTCCTCCAACAATTCTTCGTCCTCCCAGTCTGAAGGGGACCCGCTCTCGGATGATCTCCCTAACTCCTTCTCTAAG CTCAGCTTGGTGCGGCGTGTGTGcgagccaccaccatcacgcagCAGTCCCCTCGCTCTCAATGTGGCCCGCCTACTGACCTCACCCTTGCTCAGTGACATGACCTTTGTGGTGGTGCCTCCTGCAG ATGACGAGACTTCACCTTCCTCCAGCCTTGAGGACCTGAACGCCATTGAGGGGCAGGACGCCAGGCCAGTGAGAGGCGCCGCCAAGGACTCCTGCAGCAGTGACTGGCCAGAGCACTGCACGCCCCCCCACCCTGGCGCCCCACAGCCCTCCTGcatcactgccactaccaccaccaccaccgcctccacctctGCAATGCCCAAGGTGTCTTCAATTGTTGTCCGCAAGGTGAAGAAGTCCCTGAGCCTCGATCACCGTCCATCGGCGCGGGTGAGCCTGCCTTCCCACGCCTACAGCCTTGACTGTGATGCTGTGAGCTGTGTCGGCGATGGCGGGCTGCCCGACGCCTCGCCACGGACCAGGGAGAGCAGTGGTGACCGGGCCAACACCGACCCGGCCACTGCTGCGATCTGTGATGGTAGTGTTAAGTCAGTCCGGGGGGAGGAGGCAGTGGCCAGTGGGGCTGAGCGAGGCGGGAGAGGCAAGGCTGCACCGACCGCTCCTCACCCTGTGAACTGTGATACTAGTGGTGGGGTGACAGACCTCTCCTCCAGGGTGACACACTCACTGTGCTTGGGCCAGGCAGTGCAGGCTGTCAGTGACTTTAAGGCCTCAGCGGGGACCAAGGAACTGCCTGTCGCTGCAGGGGGCAagaggcaggtggaggaggggggtgtAGGCAGAGATGCAACCAGACAATCAAAACACCTTGAGGAAACTCAGCCAAAACCTGGCGAGGGGGAAGTGCCAGCCACCAGCGGCAAGagtgacaggaagggaagaCTCACCAAGTCACCAAACATTGTCATAGAGGACAGCCTCACCCCCACCAAGCCCCCTGAGCCCCTCGTCTCCCCAGCGTCGAGGGGCCAGCGGGGTGACGGCTCAGCCTGGGAGGGTGTGGAGCTGCACGCACAccgggtggtggtggcagcgcgCTGTGAGTGGTTCAGACGTGCCCTGCTCTCCGGCATGAGGGAGGCCATTGACAG GTGCATTGTGGTACATGGCTGCAGTGTCCACACCTTCCAATTACTACTCCAGTTCCTCTACGCTGGCCACGTGGACTGTTCTGCTCTGCCGCCGGACCAGCTGGTGGATCTCCTGGTGCTGGCGGATCACTATGGG GTTGATGCACTGAAGCTGCTGGTGGAGTCTGGTCTGGAGCAGCATGTTGATGATGATTCTGTGGTGCCGTTGTTGACTGTGGCCCATCATTGTAATGCTGCTCATCTCaag GAGGTGTGTGTGCATCACTGCGTTGTGAGTGCTGTGGTGCTGGAAGGGGAGACACTCACCCAGCTGCCTGAAGACCTGCGGCACCACCTTACTCTGGCACTCGGCAAGCACAG GAAGTGGTGGACAGGAGCCATAGgggaggaggtgctggtgggGGGTGAAGGTGTTGGGGGTGGGGAGGACAGCCCCCTCTCAGTCTCCTCCACTGATCCTCTCATTGATGACCCAACCAGCCTGATTCATCCACTCCAG CAGTGTGGCATGTATGAGGACTCCACAGGTGAgggcagtggtggcagtggtggtggtggcagcagcaggctGGAAGCAGTGGTTCAGCAGTTAAGAGAGGTGGTGGGTCAACAAGTCCCCCGCACCACTCTCATTCAGATCACACTTGCTGCTGATTATGACCTGAATCGAGCCCTcaacttcttcttcacctcctcctcctcctcctcctcgtcctcctag
- the LOC135097368 gene encoding uncharacterized protein LOC135097368 isoform X4 yields the protein MIIECVSLSGSSEATGIEGTEFVLSEAGDVTWSVTDSCDSLPLFSCQMYEVYTYQNLQCYGNRTLLRFAAYNGHIIEFRLDQPVMSRDLMLLTYDGWFMLQCEKLGVPDVSPDLPYSLLPALNDGYFSDITITAKSGRKFEVHSIILQSSVPDIEWRCLEGMEDPALETVLHYLYTRCLPSTLTPETAQRTLDATAHLVPALTDLREKCEIFIRNTALRNRLVSLMEEVQECVEVMVQIFNPADPAATSPTHLISVLKAALRQMAIGVVKVVELSQEFERCGWRLTQSEQHEVMRYTRSRLPPLLVTVVRLLGNVRASLVALNHHKRQQLAQQLVPEISAVLQTVCVDVGSLRTSLEHIIQASSTSLESSHSPTHLLAKSLRNDLHLRELQKLRILQENLTSFLNSLVHKREQFEEMGGGARVRGVARIINHFTEELMVLTLRLEEVAVALEDMLEWSEFKFVFKGATSKVGSIVERLVEHRGVMEALVLEMVERVGHPAFTTSLQHLGLLAPSQHPSAGESPSPVDLKGQAEFRPSPEDPNSPGDSDIFADSASRPSCPLDQLSGGGGGGGSGGGRQQQSLPQPQQHSSSNNSSSSQSEGDPLSDDLPNSFSKLSLVRRVCEPPPSRSSPLALNVARLLTSPLLSDMTFVVVPPADDETSPSSSLEDLNAIEGQDARPVRGAAKDSCSSDWPEHCTPPHPGAPQPSCITATTTTTTASTSAMPKVSSIVVRKVKKSLSLDHRPSARVSLPSHAYSLDCDAVSCVGDGGLPDASPRTRESSGDRANTDPATAAICDGSVKSVRGEEAVASGAERGGRGKAAPTAPHPVNCDTSGGVTDLSSRVTHSLCLGQAVQAVSDFKASAGTKELPVAAGGKRQVEEGGVGRDATRQSKHLEETQPKPGEGEVPATSGKSDRKGRLTKSPNIVIEDSLTPTKPPEPLVSPASRGQRGDGSAWEGVELHAHRVVVAARCEWFRRALLSGMREAIDRCIVVHGCSVHTFQLLLQFLYAGHVDCSALPPDQLVDLLVLADHYGVDALKLLVESGLEQHVDDDSVVPLLTVAHHCNAAHLKEVCVHHCVVSAVVLEGETLTQLPEDLRHHLTLALGKHRKWWTGAIGEEVLVGGEGVGGGEDSPLSVSSTDPLIDDPTSLIHPLQQCGMYEDSTGEGSGGSGGGGSSRLEAVVQQLREVVGQQVPRTTLIQITLAADYDLNRALNFFFTSSSSSSSSS from the exons atG ATAATTGAGTGTGTGTCCCTCTCAGGGTCATCAGAAGCTACTGGCATTGAGGG CACTGAGTTTGTCCTGTCTGAGGCTGGGGACGTGACGTGGAGCGTGACGGACAGCTGTGACTCCCTGCCACTCTTCTCCTGTCAGATGTATGAGGTGTACACTTACCAGAACCTGCAGTGCTATGGCAACCGCACCCTCCTTCGCTTTGCTGCCTACAATGGACACATCATTGAGTTTAGG ctggACCAACCAGTGATGTCTCGGGACCTGATGCTGCTCACTTATGATGGATGGTTTATGTTGCAGTGTGAGAag CTGGGGGTTCCGGATGTGTCCCCCGACCTGCCCTACTCCCTGCTGCCGGCTCTCAATGACGGCTACTTCTcagacatcaccatcactgccaagtcaggaaggaag TTTGAGGTCCACAGCATCATTCTGCAGTCCAGCGTGCCAGACATAGAGTGGAGATGcctggagggaatggaggaccCAGCACTTGAAACTGTCCTCCACTATCTGTACACTCGATGCTTGCCTTCCACCCTCACCCCAGAGACTGCCCAGCGCACCCTGGATGCCACCGCTCACCTTGTCCCTGCCCTCACAGACCTCAGGGAGAAGTGTGAGATCTTTATTAGAAACACAGCTCTTAGAAACA ggcTGGTGTCGCTGATGGAGGAAGTGCAAGAGTGTGTGGAGGTGATGGTACAGATCTTCAACCCAGCAGATCCAGCAGCCACCAGCCCCACACACCTCATCTCAGTCCTCAAGGCAGCGCTCAGACAGATGGCGATTG gtgtggtgaaggtggtggagcTGAGCCAGGAGTTTGAGCGGTGTGGGTGGCGGCTGACACAGAGCGAGCAGCACGAGGTGATGCGCTACACACGTTCCCGACTGCCACCCCTCCTGGTAACGGTGGTGCGGCTCCTAGGCAATGTACGGGCTTCCCTGGTGGCTCTCAATCATCACAAGCGGCAGCAGTTGGCTCAGCAGCTGGTTCCTGAG ATCAGTGCGGTGCTGCAGacagtgtgtgtggatgtgggttCCCTGCGGACAAGCCTGGAACACATCATCCaggcctcctccacctccctcgaGTCCTCACATTCCCCGACCCACCTCCTCGCCAAGTCCCTCAGAAAT GATCTCCACCTTCGCGAACTGCAGAAGTTGAGAATCCTGCAGGAGAACTTAACCTCCTTCCTGAACTCCCTGGTGCACAAGAGGGAGCAGTTTGAGGAGATGGGGGGTGGGGCACGGGTTCGGGGGGTGGCCAGGATTATCAATCACTTTACAGAGGAGCTGATGGTGCTGACGCTGAGGCTGGAGGAGGTGGCTGTGGCTCTTGAGGACATGCTGGAGTGGTCTGAGTTCAAGTTTGTGTTCAAGGGCGCCACCTCAAAAGTG GGGAGCATTGTGGAGCGTCTGGTGGAGCATCGAGGAGTGATGGAGGCACTGGTGCTGGAGATGGTGGAGCGTGTGGGGCACCCAGCCTTCACCACGTCCCTGCAGCACCTTGGACTCCTGGCACCCTCACAGCATCCGTCAGCCGGAGAGTCTCCCTCACCTGTGGATTTGAAGGGGCAAG CAGAGTTCCGGCCCTCCCCTGAGGACCCCAATTCCCCAGGAGACTCGGATATCTTTGCTGACTCTGCCTCCCGCCCATCCTGCCCCTTGGACCAGctcagcggtggtggtgggggtggtggtagtggtggtggtcgacaGCAGCAATCACTTCCACAGCCTCAGCAGCATTCCTCCTCCAACAATTCTTCGTCCTCCCAGTCTGAAGGGGACCCGCTCTCGGATGATCTCCCTAACTCCTTCTCTAAG CTCAGCTTGGTGCGGCGTGTGTGcgagccaccaccatcacgcagCAGTCCCCTCGCTCTCAATGTGGCCCGCCTACTGACCTCACCCTTGCTCAGTGACATGACCTTTGTGGTGGTGCCTCCTGCAG ATGACGAGACTTCACCTTCCTCCAGCCTTGAGGACCTGAACGCCATTGAGGGGCAGGACGCCAGGCCAGTGAGAGGCGCCGCCAAGGACTCCTGCAGCAGTGACTGGCCAGAGCACTGCACGCCCCCCCACCCTGGCGCCCCACAGCCCTCCTGcatcactgccactaccaccaccaccaccgcctccacctctGCAATGCCCAAGGTGTCTTCAATTGTTGTCCGCAAGGTGAAGAAGTCCCTGAGCCTCGATCACCGTCCATCGGCGCGGGTGAGCCTGCCTTCCCACGCCTACAGCCTTGACTGTGATGCTGTGAGCTGTGTCGGCGATGGCGGGCTGCCCGACGCCTCGCCACGGACCAGGGAGAGCAGTGGTGACCGGGCCAACACCGACCCGGCCACTGCTGCGATCTGTGATGGTAGTGTTAAGTCAGTCCGGGGGGAGGAGGCAGTGGCCAGTGGGGCTGAGCGAGGCGGGAGAGGCAAGGCTGCACCGACCGCTCCTCACCCTGTGAACTGTGATACTAGTGGTGGGGTGACAGACCTCTCCTCCAGGGTGACACACTCACTGTGCTTGGGCCAGGCAGTGCAGGCTGTCAGTGACTTTAAGGCCTCAGCGGGGACCAAGGAACTGCCTGTCGCTGCAGGGGGCAagaggcaggtggaggaggggggtgtAGGCAGAGATGCAACCAGACAATCAAAACACCTTGAGGAAACTCAGCCAAAACCTGGCGAGGGGGAAGTGCCAGCCACCAGCGGCAAGagtgacaggaagggaagaCTCACCAAGTCACCAAACATTGTCATAGAGGACAGCCTCACCCCCACCAAGCCCCCTGAGCCCCTCGTCTCCCCAGCGTCGAGGGGCCAGCGGGGTGACGGCTCAGCCTGGGAGGGTGTGGAGCTGCACGCACAccgggtggtggtggcagcgcgCTGTGAGTGGTTCAGACGTGCCCTGCTCTCCGGCATGAGGGAGGCCATTGACAG GTGCATTGTGGTACATGGCTGCAGTGTCCACACCTTCCAATTACTACTCCAGTTCCTCTACGCTGGCCACGTGGACTGTTCTGCTCTGCCGCCGGACCAGCTGGTGGATCTCCTGGTGCTGGCGGATCACTATGGG GTTGATGCACTGAAGCTGCTGGTGGAGTCTGGTCTGGAGCAGCATGTTGATGATGATTCTGTGGTGCCGTTGTTGACTGTGGCCCATCATTGTAATGCTGCTCATCTCaag GAGGTGTGTGTGCATCACTGCGTTGTGAGTGCTGTGGTGCTGGAAGGGGAGACACTCACCCAGCTGCCTGAAGACCTGCGGCACCACCTTACTCTGGCACTCGGCAAGCACAG GAAGTGGTGGACAGGAGCCATAGgggaggaggtgctggtgggGGGTGAAGGTGTTGGGGGTGGGGAGGACAGCCCCCTCTCAGTCTCCTCCACTGATCCTCTCATTGATGACCCAACCAGCCTGATTCATCCACTCCAG CAGTGTGGCATGTATGAGGACTCCACAGGTGAgggcagtggtggcagtggtggtggtggcagcagcaggctGGAAGCAGTGGTTCAGCAGTTAAGAGAGGTGGTGGGTCAACAAGTCCCCCGCACCACTCTCATTCAGATCACACTTGCTGCTGATTATGACCTGAATCGAGCCCTcaacttcttcttcacctcctcctcctcctcctcctcgtcctcctag